A section of the Methanoregula formicica SMSP genome encodes:
- a CDS encoding HdeD family acid-resistance protein, producing the protein MADDVTLSAQDMVELHLFPWWLLLLWGILALLLGVALLMTPGMTTVLLITFMGAYWLVGGIFALASLAVDRTSMGWKIFLSVINIIAGILILIYPFYATLFTLELVIIFIGFWACFVGAAHIFQAFTKKDWGNGVIGIISLIFGLLLLVNSLVAAILLPFVAGGFAIVMGLCSIFVSFMAKKCADSVKAA; encoded by the coding sequence ATGGCTGACGATGTAACGCTTTCCGCCCAGGACATGGTCGAGCTCCATCTCTTCCCCTGGTGGCTCCTCCTTCTCTGGGGGATCCTTGCACTGCTCCTCGGTGTCGCTCTCCTCATGACTCCCGGGATGACCACGGTCCTCCTCATCACGTTCATGGGAGCCTACTGGCTCGTGGGCGGGATCTTCGCGCTCGCCAGCCTTGCTGTCGACAGGACCAGCATGGGCTGGAAGATCTTCCTTTCAGTCATCAACATCATCGCCGGCATCCTGATCCTCATCTACCCGTTCTATGCCACGCTGTTCACCCTGGAACTCGTGATCATCTTCATCGGGTTCTGGGCCTGTTTTGTCGGGGCAGCCCACATCTTCCAGGCATTCACGAAGAAGGACTGGGGCAACGGCGTGATCGGGATCATCAGCCTGATCTTCGGTCTCCTGCTGCTCGTCAACTCCCTTGTCGCAGCGATCCTCCTGCCCTTTGTTGCCGGCGGCTTTGCCATCGTCATGGGGCTCTGCTCCATCTTTGTCTCGTTCATGGCAAAGAAGTGTGCAGACTCCGTGAAGGCTGCGTAA
- a CDS encoding NAD(P)/FAD-dependent oxidoreductase has product MIPLQSARYDVVVVGAGPAGSAAAGACAAAGLSTLCIEEHGTIGYPVQCAGLLSNAAFTECRVSEHSVHNKVSGARVISGKGSRILIDAKKTMAVVVDRGTLDREMAEHAADAGAEYLLHAGVCGLGINTVTTRGPGGSAEIGYKVLIAADGPRSTIARMLGMERAPVFLAGIQADVPHEIDPRFVEVYPDASPDFFGWVIPAGPGRTRIGLCSRTNVPSLFAEFRKRFSPSAVHLVTGTIPLGVMPRTYGHRTLFTGDAAGFAKPTSGGGVYTGIRSARHAAAVAIEACEKDRYDDEFLSRYERLWKEDFGNELSLGFRLFGMRERLSPDDMDELVRALDDPGLIQTIEEYGDMDRPSELVKRLLLNPATLRLLKPLARTGLKALF; this is encoded by the coding sequence ATGATTCCGCTGCAGTCCGCGAGGTACGATGTTGTCGTTGTCGGTGCCGGACCTGCCGGCAGTGCGGCAGCCGGTGCCTGTGCGGCAGCGGGCCTCTCGACCCTCTGTATCGAAGAGCATGGAACTATCGGGTACCCGGTCCAGTGCGCCGGTCTTCTCTCGAATGCAGCGTTTACCGAGTGCCGGGTCTCGGAGCATTCGGTCCACAACAAGGTCTCCGGGGCAAGAGTGATCTCCGGAAAGGGTTCCCGGATCCTCATTGATGCAAAGAAGACCATGGCGGTTGTCGTGGACCGCGGGACGCTTGACCGTGAGATGGCGGAGCATGCGGCCGATGCCGGGGCAGAATACCTGCTCCACGCAGGCGTCTGCGGCCTTGGGATCAATACGGTCACGACACGGGGGCCTGGCGGGAGCGCGGAGATCGGGTACAAGGTCCTGATCGCGGCAGACGGTCCCCGGAGCACGATTGCCCGGATGCTGGGGATGGAGCGAGCCCCGGTCTTCCTTGCCGGCATCCAGGCGGATGTTCCCCACGAGATCGATCCCCGGTTTGTAGAGGTATACCCGGATGCATCTCCGGATTTTTTCGGCTGGGTAATTCCCGCGGGGCCTGGCAGGACGCGGATCGGCCTCTGCTCCCGCACAAATGTCCCGTCGCTGTTTGCAGAGTTCCGGAAGAGGTTTTCCCCCTCCGCAGTCCATCTCGTGACCGGCACCATCCCGCTTGGCGTCATGCCACGGACCTACGGGCACCGCACGCTCTTTACCGGTGATGCTGCCGGCTTTGCCAAACCCACGTCGGGCGGGGGGGTGTACACCGGCATCCGCTCGGCCCGTCATGCTGCCGCTGTCGCGATCGAAGCCTGCGAAAAAGACCGGTATGATGACGAGTTCCTCTCCCGCTACGAGCGCTTGTGGAAAGAGGATTTCGGGAACGAGCTTTCCCTCGGTTTCCGGCTCTTTGGGATGCGGGAGCGGCTGTCCCCGGATGACATGGACGAGCTCGTGCGTGCCCTTGACGATCCGGGACTGATACAAACCATCGAGGAGTACGGCGATATGGACCGGCCATCGGAACTGGTAAAGCGGCTGCTCCTGAATCCCGCGACACTCCGGCTTCTCAAGCCACTCGCCCGCACCGGTCTGAAAGCCCTCTTCTAA